A single Camarhynchus parvulus chromosome 5, STF_HiC, whole genome shotgun sequence DNA region contains:
- the AMPD3 gene encoding AMP deaminase 3 isoform X2 codes for MPRQFPKLNISEVDEQVRLLAEKVFAKVLREEDSKDALSLFTVPEDCPIGQKEAKERELQKELAEQQSVETAKRKKSFKMIRSQSLSLQIPPQEWKAPPAKPVLSPATPVLPSAFVPVQVPYDVPEFQRVSISGDYCAGVTVDDYEQAAKSLVKALLIREKYSRLAYHRFPRTTSQYLCSMRDQKWKVEDEVYPDFHSPPEENEDPYNLDDAPDNLDYVIKLKGGIPFVYDSKEMMELNEPRSLPYPDLQTYTLDLSHVLALIADGPTKTYCHRRLNFLESKFSLHEMLNEMSEFKELKSNPHRDFYNVRKVDTHIHAAACMNQKHLLRFIKHTYQTEPDRIVAEKKGKKMTLKQVFESLHMDPYDLTVDSLDVHAGRQTFHRFDKFNSKYNPVGASELRDLYLKTENYIGGEYFARMVKEVARELEESKYQYTEPRLSIYGRSPDEWLNLAKWFIKHKVYSPNMRWIIQVPRIYDIFRSKNILPSFGKMLENIFVPLFEATINPKDHKELHLFLKYVTGFDSVDDESKHSGHMFSDKSLNPDLWTSEKNPPYSYYLYYMYVNIMLLNNLRRERGMCTFLFRPHCGEAGSITHLVSAFLTADNISHGLLLKKSPVLQYLYYLAQIPIAMSPLSNNSLFLEYSKNPLREFLHKGLRVSLSTDDPMQFHYTKEALMEEYAIAAQVWKLSTCDLCEIARNSVLQSGLSDKEKQKFLGVNYCKEGPEGNDIRKTNVAQIRMAFRYETLCNELSFLADAMRTEDISTLAK; via the exons ATGCCCCGGCAGTTTCCCAAGCTGAACATTTCCGAGGTGGATGAGCAGGTACGGCTCCTGGCAGAGAAGGTGTTTGCCAAAGTCCTGCGAGAAGAGGACAGCAAGGATGCCTTGTCACTCTTCACTGTGCCTGAAGACTGCCCTATTGGGCAGAAGGAGGCCaaggagagggagctgcagaaggagctggcagAACAGCAGTCTGTGGAAACAGCTAAAAG GAAGAAGAGTTTCAAGATGATTAGATCCCAGTCTTTGTCATTACAAATTCCACCTCAGGAATGGAAAGCACCACCAGCCAAACCTGTCCTGTCTCCTGCAACGCCAGTTCTTCCAAGTGCTTTTGTGCCAGTCCAAGTGCCATATGATGTACCAGAATTCCAGAGAGTTTCAATTAGTGGGGACTACTGTGCAGGG GTTACAGTTGATGACTATGAACAAGCTGCCAAGAGCCTGGTGAAAGCTCTCCTCATCCGAGAGAAGTACTCACGCCTTGCCTACCATCGCTTCCCAAGAACAACATCTCAGTACCTGTGCAGCATGAGGGATCAAAAATGGAAGGTTGAAGATGAGGTGTACCCAG atttcCATTCACCcccagaagaaaatgaagatccTTATAATCTGGATGATGCTCCAGACAATTTGGATTATGTTATCAAGCTGAAAGGTGGCATTCCCTTTGTTTATGATAGCAAAGAGATGATGGAGCTCAATGAGCCTCGGAGTTTGCCATATCCTGACCTGCAGACCTACACCCTTGACCTGAGCCACGTTCTTGCTCTAATTGCAGATGGCCCAAC aaaaacatattGTCATCGGAGGCTTAACTTTTTAGAATCTAAATTTAGCTTACACGAGATGTTAAATGAGATGTCGGAATTTAAAGAACTGAAGAGTAATCCCCATCGAGACTTTTATAATGTGAGAAAG GTTGACACTCATAtccatgctgctgcctgcatGAACCAGAAGCACTTACTGAGGTTTATTAAGCACACCTATCAAACGGAGCCCGACAGGATTGTTGCagagaaaaaaggcaagaagatGACTTTAAAGCAAGTCTTCGAAAGTCTTCACATGGACCCCTATGACCTCACTGTAGACTCTTTAGATGTCCATGCA ggACGTCAAACATTCCATCGATTTGACAAATTCAATTCCAAGTACAATCCAGTTGGTGCCAGTGAGCTGAGGGACTTGTATTTGAAGACTGAGAACTATATTGGTGGTGAATATTTTGCTCGTATGGTCAAG GAAGTAGCCCGTGAACTAGAAGAAAGTAAGTACCAGTACACAGAACCCCGCTTATCCATTTATGGACGGTCTCCAGATGAATGGCTGAACTTGGCAAAATGGTTCATTAAGCATAAAGTTTATTCCCCTAATATGCGCTGGATAATTCAGGTTCCCAGAATCTA tgACATATTTAGGTCCAAAAATATTCTGCCTAGCTTTGGGAAGATGTTGGAGAACATCTTTGTACCTTTATTTGAAGCAACAATCAATCCCAAAGACCACAAAGAATTGCACCTATTCCTCAAATAT GTGACTGGCTTTGACAGTGTGGATGATGAATCCAAACACAGTGGCCATATGTTCTCTGACAAGAGCCTTAACCCTGACCTCTGGACCAGTGAGAAGAATCCCCCATATAGCTATTATTTGTATTATATGTATGTCAACATCATGTTGCTAAACAACCTTAGAAG GGAAAGAGGCATGTGCACCTTCCTGTTTCGACCTCACTGTGGAGAAGCTGGGTCTATCACACACCTTGTTTCTGCCTTTCTGACAGCAGACAACATCTCTCATGGATTGCTCCTGAAGAAG agtcCTGTCCTCCAGTATCTGTATTATCTTGCACAAATACCCATTGCTATGTCCCCACTTAGTAACAACAGCCTATTCCTGGAGTACTCCAAAAATCCGCTACGGGAATTTCTCCATAAGGGCCTGCGCGTCTCCCTCTCCACAGATGATCCTATGCAGTTTCATTACACAAAG gaagctCTCATGGAAGAATATGCTATTGCAGCCCAGGTGTGGAAACTAAGCACGTGTGACTTGTGTGAAATAGCAAGAAACAGTGTTCTACAGAGTGGATTGTCAGATAAG gaaaagcagaaattcttAGGGGTGAATTATTGCAAGGAAGGGCCTGAAGGAAATGACATTCGAAAGACAAATGTTGCCCAGATCCGGATGGCCTTCAGGTACGAGACTCTGTGCAATGAACTCAGCTTCCTGGCTGATGCCATGAGAACAGAAGATATTTCTACTCTGGCCAAGTAG
- the AMPD3 gene encoding AMP deaminase 3 isoform X1 → MALPGALGEMPRQFPKLNISEVDEQVRLLAEKVFAKVLREEDSKDALSLFTVPEDCPIGQKEAKERELQKELAEQQSVETAKRKKSFKMIRSQSLSLQIPPQEWKAPPAKPVLSPATPVLPSAFVPVQVPYDVPEFQRVSISGDYCAGVTVDDYEQAAKSLVKALLIREKYSRLAYHRFPRTTSQYLCSMRDQKWKVEDEVYPDFHSPPEENEDPYNLDDAPDNLDYVIKLKGGIPFVYDSKEMMELNEPRSLPYPDLQTYTLDLSHVLALIADGPTKTYCHRRLNFLESKFSLHEMLNEMSEFKELKSNPHRDFYNVRKVDTHIHAAACMNQKHLLRFIKHTYQTEPDRIVAEKKGKKMTLKQVFESLHMDPYDLTVDSLDVHAGRQTFHRFDKFNSKYNPVGASELRDLYLKTENYIGGEYFARMVKEVARELEESKYQYTEPRLSIYGRSPDEWLNLAKWFIKHKVYSPNMRWIIQVPRIYDIFRSKNILPSFGKMLENIFVPLFEATINPKDHKELHLFLKYVTGFDSVDDESKHSGHMFSDKSLNPDLWTSEKNPPYSYYLYYMYVNIMLLNNLRRERGMCTFLFRPHCGEAGSITHLVSAFLTADNISHGLLLKKSPVLQYLYYLAQIPIAMSPLSNNSLFLEYSKNPLREFLHKGLRVSLSTDDPMQFHYTKEALMEEYAIAAQVWKLSTCDLCEIARNSVLQSGLSDKEKQKFLGVNYCKEGPEGNDIRKTNVAQIRMAFRYETLCNELSFLADAMRTEDISTLAK, encoded by the exons aTGGCTCTCCCCGGGGCGCTCG GCGAGATGCCCCGGCAGTTTCCCAAGCTGAACATTTCCGAGGTGGATGAGCAGGTACGGCTCCTGGCAGAGAAGGTGTTTGCCAAAGTCCTGCGAGAAGAGGACAGCAAGGATGCCTTGTCACTCTTCACTGTGCCTGAAGACTGCCCTATTGGGCAGAAGGAGGCCaaggagagggagctgcagaaggagctggcagAACAGCAGTCTGTGGAAACAGCTAAAAG GAAGAAGAGTTTCAAGATGATTAGATCCCAGTCTTTGTCATTACAAATTCCACCTCAGGAATGGAAAGCACCACCAGCCAAACCTGTCCTGTCTCCTGCAACGCCAGTTCTTCCAAGTGCTTTTGTGCCAGTCCAAGTGCCATATGATGTACCAGAATTCCAGAGAGTTTCAATTAGTGGGGACTACTGTGCAGGG GTTACAGTTGATGACTATGAACAAGCTGCCAAGAGCCTGGTGAAAGCTCTCCTCATCCGAGAGAAGTACTCACGCCTTGCCTACCATCGCTTCCCAAGAACAACATCTCAGTACCTGTGCAGCATGAGGGATCAAAAATGGAAGGTTGAAGATGAGGTGTACCCAG atttcCATTCACCcccagaagaaaatgaagatccTTATAATCTGGATGATGCTCCAGACAATTTGGATTATGTTATCAAGCTGAAAGGTGGCATTCCCTTTGTTTATGATAGCAAAGAGATGATGGAGCTCAATGAGCCTCGGAGTTTGCCATATCCTGACCTGCAGACCTACACCCTTGACCTGAGCCACGTTCTTGCTCTAATTGCAGATGGCCCAAC aaaaacatattGTCATCGGAGGCTTAACTTTTTAGAATCTAAATTTAGCTTACACGAGATGTTAAATGAGATGTCGGAATTTAAAGAACTGAAGAGTAATCCCCATCGAGACTTTTATAATGTGAGAAAG GTTGACACTCATAtccatgctgctgcctgcatGAACCAGAAGCACTTACTGAGGTTTATTAAGCACACCTATCAAACGGAGCCCGACAGGATTGTTGCagagaaaaaaggcaagaagatGACTTTAAAGCAAGTCTTCGAAAGTCTTCACATGGACCCCTATGACCTCACTGTAGACTCTTTAGATGTCCATGCA ggACGTCAAACATTCCATCGATTTGACAAATTCAATTCCAAGTACAATCCAGTTGGTGCCAGTGAGCTGAGGGACTTGTATTTGAAGACTGAGAACTATATTGGTGGTGAATATTTTGCTCGTATGGTCAAG GAAGTAGCCCGTGAACTAGAAGAAAGTAAGTACCAGTACACAGAACCCCGCTTATCCATTTATGGACGGTCTCCAGATGAATGGCTGAACTTGGCAAAATGGTTCATTAAGCATAAAGTTTATTCCCCTAATATGCGCTGGATAATTCAGGTTCCCAGAATCTA tgACATATTTAGGTCCAAAAATATTCTGCCTAGCTTTGGGAAGATGTTGGAGAACATCTTTGTACCTTTATTTGAAGCAACAATCAATCCCAAAGACCACAAAGAATTGCACCTATTCCTCAAATAT GTGACTGGCTTTGACAGTGTGGATGATGAATCCAAACACAGTGGCCATATGTTCTCTGACAAGAGCCTTAACCCTGACCTCTGGACCAGTGAGAAGAATCCCCCATATAGCTATTATTTGTATTATATGTATGTCAACATCATGTTGCTAAACAACCTTAGAAG GGAAAGAGGCATGTGCACCTTCCTGTTTCGACCTCACTGTGGAGAAGCTGGGTCTATCACACACCTTGTTTCTGCCTTTCTGACAGCAGACAACATCTCTCATGGATTGCTCCTGAAGAAG agtcCTGTCCTCCAGTATCTGTATTATCTTGCACAAATACCCATTGCTATGTCCCCACTTAGTAACAACAGCCTATTCCTGGAGTACTCCAAAAATCCGCTACGGGAATTTCTCCATAAGGGCCTGCGCGTCTCCCTCTCCACAGATGATCCTATGCAGTTTCATTACACAAAG gaagctCTCATGGAAGAATATGCTATTGCAGCCCAGGTGTGGAAACTAAGCACGTGTGACTTGTGTGAAATAGCAAGAAACAGTGTTCTACAGAGTGGATTGTCAGATAAG gaaaagcagaaattcttAGGGGTGAATTATTGCAAGGAAGGGCCTGAAGGAAATGACATTCGAAAGACAAATGTTGCCCAGATCCGGATGGCCTTCAGGTACGAGACTCTGTGCAATGAACTCAGCTTCCTGGCTGATGCCATGAGAACAGAAGATATTTCTACTCTGGCCAAGTAG